From Granulicella sp. WH15, the proteins below share one genomic window:
- the rfaE1 gene encoding D-glycero-beta-D-manno-heptose-7-phosphate kinase, producing the protein MLPELHSILNLLEGGFSRLRVLVVGDLMLDRYIMGEVERISPEAPVPVFRHAHRYERPGGAANVAMNLAGLGCQTFLAGFWGSDHDQAELAALLQAANVDTRGVVSSTLPTTSKTRIVGRTQQMLRLDIESREAPPEVELERLLERAAELTGKMHAVILSDYAKGALTQKICAAVIAAARAGGIPVLVDPKTRDFGKYAGATTVCPNLNELSVATGVPSDDMAGLLAAAQGLLVQHGFDYMTVTLSEKGIRILSPEGTYHSPSRAREVFDVSGAGDTVIATLAAGIAGGLKRESAVELANVAAGIVVGKVGTVPIATHEIVAELTPSSGLGAGEKILDRERLVQRVAEWRASGESIVFTNGCFDLLHVGHITLLEDCRRFGSKLVLGLNADSSVCRLKGPTRPIVGEKERARVMAALAAVDAVVLFEEDTPMELILSILPDVLVKGGDYTIDTVVGHQEVIAAGGRVEIVPTVAGFSTTNLVKKLSTLG; encoded by the coding sequence ATGCTTCCCGAACTTCATTCGATCCTCAATCTTTTGGAAGGCGGCTTCAGCCGTCTGCGGGTGCTGGTGGTGGGCGATCTGATGCTGGATCGCTACATCATGGGCGAGGTGGAACGCATCTCGCCGGAGGCCCCGGTGCCGGTCTTCCGCCACGCGCATCGCTATGAGCGGCCGGGCGGCGCGGCCAATGTGGCCATGAACCTGGCCGGGTTGGGCTGCCAGACGTTTCTTGCGGGGTTCTGGGGTTCGGACCACGATCAGGCCGAGCTGGCGGCGCTGTTGCAGGCCGCGAATGTCGATACCAGGGGCGTGGTTTCGAGCACGCTGCCGACGACCTCGAAGACGCGGATCGTGGGGCGTACGCAGCAGATGCTGCGGTTGGATATTGAGAGCCGTGAGGCTCCGCCTGAGGTGGAACTGGAGCGGCTGCTGGAGCGCGCGGCGGAGCTGACCGGGAAGATGCACGCCGTGATCCTTTCGGACTACGCCAAGGGCGCGCTGACGCAGAAGATCTGCGCGGCGGTGATTGCGGCAGCCCGGGCGGGGGGGATTCCGGTGCTGGTCGATCCGAAGACGCGGGACTTCGGCAAGTATGCGGGCGCGACGACGGTGTGCCCGAATCTGAATGAGCTTTCTGTGGCAACCGGTGTGCCCAGCGATGACATGGCGGGCTTGCTGGCTGCGGCGCAGGGGCTGCTGGTGCAGCACGGCTTCGACTACATGACCGTGACGCTGAGTGAGAAGGGCATCCGCATTCTGAGCCCCGAGGGAACGTATCACTCTCCGTCGCGGGCGCGGGAGGTCTTCGATGTCTCGGGTGCGGGGGATACGGTGATTGCGACGCTGGCCGCGGGCATCGCCGGTGGGCTGAAGCGCGAGAGCGCGGTGGAGCTGGCGAATGTGGCCGCCGGGATCGTCGTGGGCAAGGTGGGTACGGTGCCGATTGCGACGCATGAGATCGTCGCCGAGCTGACGCCCAGCTCGGGGTTGGGTGCGGGCGAGAAGATTTTGGACCGTGAGCGGTTGGTGCAACGGGTGGCCGAGTGGCGGGCTTCGGGCGAGTCGATTGTGTTTACGAATGGCTGCTTCGACCTGCTGCATGTGGGCCATATCACGCTGCTCGAGGACTGCCGCCGGTTTGGATCGAAGCTGGTGCTGGGGCTGAACGCGGATAGCTCGGTGTGCCGGTTGAAGGGGCCGACCCGGCCGATTGTGGGAGAGAAGGAGCGCGCCCGCGTGATGGCGGCGCTGGCGGCGGTCGATGCCGTGGTGCTGTTCGAGGAGGACACCCCGATGGAGTTGATCCTGAGCATCCTGCCCGATGTGCTGGTGAAGGGCGGAGACTACACGATCGACACGGTGGTGGGGCATCAGGAGGTTATCGCGGCGGGCGGCCGGGTGGAGATTGTGCCCACGGTTGCAGGGTTTTCCACCACGAACCTGGTGAAGAAGCTGAGTACGCTCGGCTAA
- a CDS encoding ATPase, translated as MSTYEKGQPFLREAARLGCSVSLLTVDKLRDGDWPKDVLANFFTMPSGLTQEQILNTVTFFARTLRIDRIVALDEFDLEIAALLREHMRLPGMNQSKTRFFRDKLAMRTEAQRAGVLVPEFTRVLRHDDLRSFMAWTQGPWLLKPRTNAASLGIKLVHSSEELWPILDTLGDMQSHYLMERFVPGEVFHAEGITWNGELIFEAPCKYGKPPMQTMHHGGVFTTRTLAADSPDARAISEVHRAVLKALQLEAGVSHTEFIRAQADGRVYFLESAARVGGAHISDVIELARGINPWVEWARLEVARAKGEAYMLPSLRNDFAGSMICLARQERPDLSAYADPEVSMRLERRHHAGVIVRSHSEDRVKALVEEYGERFLNDFCATMPAPDRPSA; from the coding sequence ATGAGCACCTATGAGAAGGGCCAGCCGTTTTTGCGGGAGGCCGCGCGGCTGGGATGCTCGGTGTCGCTGCTGACGGTGGATAAGCTGCGCGACGGCGACTGGCCGAAGGATGTTCTGGCGAACTTCTTCACGATGCCGTCGGGGCTGACGCAGGAGCAGATTCTCAACACCGTCACCTTCTTTGCGCGCACGCTGCGGATCGACAGGATCGTGGCTCTGGATGAGTTCGACCTGGAGATAGCGGCGCTGCTGCGCGAGCACATGCGGCTGCCGGGGATGAACCAGTCGAAGACCCGGTTCTTCCGCGACAAGCTGGCGATGCGCACCGAGGCACAGAGGGCCGGGGTGCTGGTGCCGGAGTTTACACGGGTACTGCGGCACGACGATCTGCGCTCCTTTATGGCGTGGACGCAGGGGCCGTGGCTGCTGAAGCCGCGTACGAACGCCGCGTCGCTTGGGATCAAGCTGGTTCATTCTTCCGAGGAGCTTTGGCCGATATTAGACACGCTGGGCGACATGCAGAGCCACTACCTGATGGAGCGGTTCGTGCCCGGTGAGGTCTTTCACGCCGAGGGTATTACCTGGAACGGCGAGCTGATCTTTGAGGCTCCGTGCAAGTACGGCAAGCCGCCGATGCAGACGATGCACCACGGCGGCGTGTTTACGACGCGAACGCTGGCGGCGGATTCGCCCGATGCGCGGGCGATCTCCGAAGTGCACCGCGCGGTTCTGAAGGCGTTGCAACTGGAGGCCGGAGTGAGTCACACGGAGTTCATCCGGGCGCAGGCCGATGGACGGGTTTACTTTCTGGAGAGCGCGGCCCGCGTGGGTGGAGCGCACATCTCCGATGTGATCGAGCTTGCACGCGGGATCAACCCGTGGGTTGAGTGGGCTCGGCTGGAAGTAGCCAGGGCGAAGGGAGAGGCGTATATGCTGCCCTCGTTGCGCAATGACTTTGCCGGGAGCATGATCTGCCTGGCACGGCAGGAGAGACCGGACCTGTCGGCATACGCTGACCCGGAGGTCTCGATGCGGCTCGAGCGCAGACACCATGCGGGAGTGATCGTGAGATCGCACTCGGAGGATAGGGTGAAGGCGCTGGTGGAGGAGTACGGGGAGCGCTTTCTCAATGATTTCTGCGCGACGATGCCTGCTCCAGATAGACCTTCGGCTTAG
- the rfaD gene encoding ADP-glyceromanno-heptose 6-epimerase: MIVITGGAGFIGSNIVQRLSWMGETNLLVVDNLGVPKIPAHPKFMNLSGARVTNYMDKVEFREALKSGAFDDVKIRAILHQGACSDTLEDDGRYMMDNNFTYSKEVLHFALDREIPLVYASTAATYGLSTKFAEAEVNERPLNIYGYSKLVFDNYVRKLMPTIKSTVVGLRYFNVYGKREQHKGRMSSVIHHFAKQLTDTGTIRMFAGSGGYGDGEQRRDFVFVDDLVDINLFFAGLVPDSPVEPVQAVVNAGTGAAHTFNEVAHAVMNVLGQGKIEYIPFPADLENRYQHFTEADIAALRRAGYTKDFHNIEEGVRKTLGPELWIERLEAMMKD; the protein is encoded by the coding sequence ATGATTGTGATTACAGGTGGTGCGGGGTTTATCGGGAGCAATATCGTTCAACGGCTTAGCTGGATGGGCGAGACGAATCTGCTGGTCGTGGACAACCTGGGCGTGCCCAAGATTCCGGCGCACCCCAAGTTTATGAACCTGAGCGGCGCGCGTGTTACGAACTACATGGACAAGGTGGAGTTCCGCGAGGCTCTGAAGTCGGGTGCGTTCGACGATGTGAAGATTCGCGCGATCCTGCACCAGGGCGCGTGCTCGGACACGCTCGAGGACGACGGGCGCTACATGATGGACAACAACTTCACCTACTCGAAGGAGGTGCTGCACTTTGCGCTCGACCGCGAGATTCCGCTGGTCTATGCGTCGACTGCGGCGACCTACGGGTTGAGCACGAAGTTCGCCGAGGCGGAGGTGAACGAGCGCCCGCTGAACATCTATGGCTACTCGAAGCTGGTCTTCGACAACTATGTGCGCAAGCTGATGCCGACGATCAAGAGCACGGTGGTGGGGCTGCGCTACTTCAACGTCTACGGCAAGCGCGAGCAGCATAAAGGCCGCATGTCGAGCGTGATTCATCACTTTGCAAAGCAACTGACCGATACTGGCACCATCCGCATGTTCGCGGGTTCAGGCGGCTACGGCGATGGGGAGCAGCGGCGGGACTTCGTCTTCGTTGACGATCTCGTGGACATCAACCTCTTCTTCGCGGGCCTGGTGCCGGATAGTCCGGTCGAGCCGGTGCAGGCGGTAGTGAACGCAGGCACAGGAGCGGCGCATACCTTCAATGAAGTGGCACATGCGGTGATGAATGTGCTGGGACAGGGAAAGATCGAGTACATACCGTTTCCAGCGGATCTGGAGAACAGGTATCAGCACTTTACCGAGGCGGATATCGCGGCGCTGCGGCGGGCAGGGTATACGAAGGACTTCCACAACATTGAGGAAGGGGTTCGTAAGACGCTGGGGCCGGAGCTGTGGATCGAACGGTTGGAAGCAATGATGAAGGACTAG
- a CDS encoding glycosyltransferase family 9 protein → MAKPIRRVLIYRLGSLGDTIVALPALRVVERAFPGADRAYLTNMPVNVKAPSAASVLEHTGLVHRYLRYTVGTRSPRELLALWWRIVRYRPQAMVYLAAKRGVETAQRDVTFFKLCGIRTFYGVPDTEELQQNLWQPEHQALEPEPEYLCRRIAALGDGRVDDPASWDMCLTPEELARGRTALGELAGRPLIAASLGTKVQAKDWGRENWKGLLEQVAARYPGYGLLLAGAPEESEPSEFAADGWRAQPGAGPVVNVCGKLTLRETAAAFKLAEIFIGHDSGPMHLAATVEVPCVAIFAARNIPRVWYPHGPGHKVIYHKVECAGCGLETCIVEKKRCITSITQDEVMAAVVSVLDARAPGRS, encoded by the coding sequence ATGGCAAAACCAATTCGACGCGTGTTGATCTATCGGCTGGGCAGCCTGGGGGATACGATCGTGGCGCTGCCCGCGCTGCGGGTAGTCGAGCGGGCGTTTCCGGGGGCGGATCGGGCGTACCTGACGAATATGCCGGTGAATGTGAAGGCGCCTTCGGCGGCGTCGGTGCTGGAGCATACGGGGCTGGTGCACCGCTACCTGCGGTATACGGTGGGGACGCGGAGTCCGCGGGAGCTGCTGGCGCTGTGGTGGCGGATCGTCCGCTACCGGCCGCAGGCGATGGTTTACCTGGCGGCGAAGCGGGGCGTCGAGACGGCACAGCGGGATGTGACGTTCTTCAAGCTGTGCGGGATCAGGACGTTCTACGGCGTGCCCGATACGGAGGAACTGCAGCAGAACCTGTGGCAGCCGGAGCATCAGGCGCTGGAACCGGAGCCGGAGTATCTCTGCCGTCGCATTGCGGCGCTGGGGGATGGACGGGTGGACGACCCGGCGAGCTGGGATATGTGTCTGACGCCGGAGGAGCTGGCGCGGGGGCGCACGGCTCTGGGGGAACTGGCGGGGAGGCCGCTGATCGCGGCCAGTCTGGGCACCAAGGTGCAGGCCAAGGACTGGGGCCGCGAGAACTGGAAAGGGTTGCTGGAGCAGGTGGCCGCGCGGTATCCGGGCTATGGCCTGCTGCTGGCGGGAGCGCCGGAGGAGAGCGAGCCCAGCGAGTTTGCCGCCGACGGATGGCGTGCGCAGCCCGGCGCGGGGCCGGTGGTGAACGTCTGCGGCAAGCTGACGCTGCGCGAGACGGCCGCGGCCTTCAAGTTGGCGGAGATCTTTATCGGGCACGACAGCGGACCGATGCACCTGGCGGCGACGGTAGAGGTTCCGTGCGTGGCGATCTTCGCGGCGCGTAACATACCTAGGGTATGGTATCCACATGGGCCGGGGCACAAGGTCATCTATCACAAGGTGGAGTGTGCGGGCTGCGGGCTGGAGACGTGTATCGTGGAGAAGAAACGGTGCATTACCTCGATTACGCAGGACGAGGTGATGGCCGCAGTCGTGAGTGTGCTCGATGCTCGTGCGCCGGGCCGGTCGTAA